Proteins from a genomic interval of Pseudomonas sp. RC10:
- the rhtA gene encoding threonine/homoserine exporter RhtA, producing MNANPTRLTAALLPVGMLLIAMMSVQTGASLAKSLFPAIGAQGTTTLRLVFASILMTLILRPWRTTFTPSSLRTVLIYGIALGGMNFLFYMAIRTIPLGIGVALEFTGPLAVALLHSRKVTDFIWIVLAVTGLALLIPMGQANGLDLAGALYALGAGVCWAGYILFGQKAGADHGVQTAALGVVIAAIFIAPIGVAHAGSALLDPALILTALGVAVLSTALPYSLEMVALTRMPVRTFGTLMSMEPAVGALSGLLFLHESLTLTQWLAISAIIVASVGATLTTRPEPVALVPAD from the coding sequence ATGAACGCAAACCCCACCCGCCTGACAGCCGCTCTTCTCCCGGTCGGCATGCTGCTGATTGCCATGATGTCGGTGCAGACCGGCGCCTCGCTCGCCAAGTCATTATTCCCAGCCATCGGCGCGCAAGGCACCACGACCTTGCGCTTGGTGTTCGCGAGCATCCTGATGACGCTGATCCTGCGCCCATGGCGCACGACCTTCACCCCCAGCTCCCTGCGCACGGTGCTTATATATGGCATCGCACTGGGCGGCATGAATTTCCTCTTCTATATGGCTATCCGCACGATTCCTCTTGGGATCGGCGTTGCACTGGAGTTCACCGGGCCATTGGCGGTGGCCTTGCTGCACTCACGCAAAGTCACCGACTTCATCTGGATCGTACTGGCAGTGACAGGCCTCGCCTTACTCATCCCCATGGGGCAGGCAAATGGCCTGGATCTAGCCGGCGCTCTTTATGCGTTGGGCGCAGGCGTTTGCTGGGCGGGCTACATTCTGTTCGGCCAGAAGGCCGGCGCGGATCATGGCGTCCAAACAGCTGCGCTCGGCGTGGTCATTGCTGCCATCTTCATTGCCCCGATTGGGGTAGCGCATGCGGGCAGCGCTTTGCTTGACCCTGCTCTGATCCTGACCGCCCTTGGCGTCGCCGTACTTTCGACGGCACTGCCTTACAGCCTGGAGATGGTCGCCCTCACCCGAATGCCCGTTCGCACATTCGGCACGTTGATGAGCATGGAACCTGCCGTGGGCGCGCTGTCCGGATTGCTGTTTCTGCATGAGAGCCTGACCCTGACCCAGTGGCTGGCCATCAGTGCGATTATCGTCGCCTCGGTCGGTGCGACACTGACCACGCGCCCCGAGCCTGTGGCCTTGGTGCCAGCCGACTGA
- a CDS encoding aminopeptidase P family protein, whose protein sequence is MNTQSKTSGVVAQRLAQARALMSREGIDAWLVPSADPHLSEYLPGYWQGRQWLSGFHGSVGTLIVTPDFAGVWADSRYWEQATKELAGSGIELVKLQPGQPGPLEWLAEQAKADSVVAVDGAVLAVASSRTLASNLYARGARLRTDLDPLTELWEGRPVLPTQAIYEHVAPQATQSRPEKLTRLRKVIAERGADWHFLATLDDIAWLFNLRGEDVSYNPVFISFALIGPDSVSLFVAPEKVNPALRKTLENERITLREYTAIGAALRDVPKEARLLVDPARVTCGLLDYLDSEVTLVEGLNPSTLFKSQKSEADARHIRQAMEQDGAALCEFFAWLDSALGNERVTELTIDEKLSAARAKRPDYISQSFATIAGFNGNGAMPHYRATEEEHSVIEGDGLLLIDSGGQYLGGTTDITRMVPVGTPTADQKRDCTRVLKGVIALSRAHFPRGILSPLLDAIARAPIWAEGVNYGHGTGHGVGYFLNVHEGPQVIAYQAPATPQTAMQPGMITSIEPGTYRPGQWGVRIENLVINQEAGKTEFGEFLKFETLTLCPIDTRCLEVSLLTEEEREWLNGYHADVKRRLSPLLDGPALAWLELRTAAV, encoded by the coding sequence ATGAACACGCAGTCGAAAACCAGTGGAGTGGTGGCGCAACGCTTGGCGCAGGCACGCGCCCTCATGAGTCGTGAAGGCATCGACGCCTGGCTGGTGCCGTCGGCCGATCCTCATCTGTCGGAATACCTGCCGGGGTATTGGCAAGGCCGGCAATGGCTGTCGGGCTTTCATGGGTCGGTCGGCACGCTGATCGTCACCCCTGATTTCGCGGGCGTGTGGGCCGACAGCCGCTACTGGGAGCAGGCCACTAAAGAATTGGCGGGCAGCGGGATCGAACTGGTCAAGTTGCAACCCGGCCAGCCGGGGCCGCTGGAATGGCTGGCGGAGCAGGCCAAGGCTGATTCCGTTGTCGCGGTTGACGGTGCTGTCCTGGCGGTCGCGTCCTCACGCACGCTGGCCAGCAACCTTTATGCCCGTGGTGCCCGACTGCGCACCGACCTCGATCCGCTGACCGAGCTGTGGGAAGGCCGCCCGGTGCTGCCGACCCAGGCTATTTATGAGCACGTCGCGCCTCAGGCCACGCAATCCCGCCCGGAAAAACTGACCCGGCTGCGCAAGGTGATCGCCGAGCGCGGCGCCGACTGGCATTTTCTCGCGACGCTGGACGACATCGCCTGGCTGTTTAACCTGCGCGGCGAAGACGTTTCCTACAATCCCGTGTTCATTTCTTTCGCCCTGATCGGCCCTGACAGCGTCAGCCTGTTCGTGGCGCCCGAGAAAGTGAACCCGGCGCTGCGCAAAACCCTGGAAAACGAACGCATCACGCTGCGCGAATACACCGCCATTGGCGCCGCGCTGCGTGACGTGCCGAAAGAGGCAAGGCTGCTGGTGGACCCGGCGCGGGTGACCTGTGGCCTGCTCGACTACCTGGACAGCGAAGTCACGTTGGTCGAAGGCCTCAACCCGAGCACCCTGTTTAAATCACAAAAAAGCGAGGCGGACGCCCGGCACATTCGTCAGGCCATGGAACAGGATGGCGCCGCGCTGTGCGAATTCTTCGCTTGGCTGGACTCGGCGCTGGGCAATGAGCGTGTCACCGAGCTGACCATCGACGAAAAACTCAGCGCGGCTCGCGCGAAGCGTCCGGACTACATCTCTCAAAGCTTCGCCACCATTGCGGGCTTCAACGGTAACGGCGCGATGCCGCATTACCGCGCCACGGAAGAGGAACACTCCGTCATCGAAGGCGACGGTCTGTTGCTGATTGATTCCGGGGGCCAGTACCTGGGTGGCACCACCGACATCACCCGTATGGTGCCTGTCGGAACGCCGACCGCCGATCAAAAGCGTGATTGCACGCGGGTATTGAAGGGTGTGATCGCACTGTCCCGCGCCCACTTTCCGCGCGGCATTCTCTCGCCACTGCTGGATGCGATCGCTCGGGCGCCGATCTGGGCCGAGGGCGTCAACTATGGTCACGGCACCGGGCACGGCGTCGGCTACTTCCTCAACGTGCATGAAGGCCCGCAGGTGATTGCCTACCAGGCACCGGCTACGCCGCAAACCGCGATGCAGCCGGGGATGATCACCTCCATCGAGCCGGGCACTTATCGTCCGGGTCAGTGGGGCGTGCGGATCGAGAACCTGGTCATCAACCAGGAAGCGGGCAAGACCGAGTTTGGCGAATTCCTGAAATTTGAAACCCTGACCTTGTGCCCGATCGATACGCGCTGCCTGGAGGTGAGTCTGCTGACGGAAGAAGAACGTGAGTGGTTGAATGGCTACCACGCGGACGTCAAGCGCCGCTTGAGCCCATTGCTCGACGGCCCGGCGCTGGCATGGCTGGAATTGCGCACCGCCGCCGTCTGA